A window of Sulfurovum riftiae contains these coding sequences:
- a CDS encoding molybdopterin-dependent oxidoreductase, which produces MTKSMKNDNNFIESRRSFLKGTAYSVAGATLAAGVFETIVDTPSMAQDSTFTATPETLSFYPPFEDWDSFKELDGNDWKRGGSGRNGIRGEDNPDGIKVNEFMLVPTVCSNCEAQCGLTAWVEVGEYKRTKNPKDLFVKKYMGNPLHAGSRGRNCAKGYATQSQMYDPDRIPFPLMRAPGSKRGEGKWVRTTWDEAMAKIGKKMHDTLKVGDEMSRKLIMYHVGRPNENGFGHRVPHSMGCDGYDSHTNICSAGAREGTIQWANDDRNSPDWANAKLIFLQSSHAADAGHYFQQSAGYIADARRKGAKLVVMDPRMSNSAGMADMWLPVWPGTEAALYLHLANRILNEKDIHGKDLVNHAFFKNWVNWDQLMTDKEQLALMVSKGYMKQVPQDESYESFIEMLKEIYSPYTREFVIKECRMEGYGHKLDELFDMFIDAGDRISTYLWRAGTIGHRGGWMNTRSGFFPLALRGAMAGNIGGVGLHHWHVISVNGKGDAATEAGERPPRVDVWNEIAWPPEYPLSTYEMSHIMPHLLLDDEWRNKWKAKGLNSIPEKLAVWIPRMYNPVWINPDGFRWIEALKREDKIELAFNLSPTWSETNWYCDFVLPVGLAGERHDQSSEPTKPARWLSFKNPALRVALEKLGWKPKDPARATLEAHITAGLGEIWEEVEFWANIMVHHVDPDGSLGVRKFWASKEDPSRAVTIPEWYQAAFDKLPNLRKTAKLKYPDSKYPNYEMMRDMGTWLEEDHIFRPQERPLKKVGDKYIAHGHEYDESDVEKDEYGTLLVEDHVFGGMKPIGVEVDGKIVQGFHTLSGKLEFYCKWFAEWKWPEFAIPIYPRNAQERKDMVQLVTQVHHDFMQKDNEFALNTVFRLPYNIHTRSVNSKHLMEISQNHNPVWINTEDAKRLGIKREDPIKVTITDTVSGLESGYFIAMAVPTEGTMPGVLACSHHAGRWKLKNAVEIPGFEHKLGVMGLGAPLYDMTMDGKIGTLKPTEGLDEGMQARRDTWQFKEYNRDLDNIWWDGLSGSWQNAVAPSHPDPIAGNHAWHQKVSIEKAGPGDKIGDIYVNYDNNMKVYQAWRDKLTRPLAPGDKLRRPVHMKRPAVPLSLKAYSVDIKG; this is translated from the coding sequence ATGACAAAATCAATGAAAAACGATAATAATTTTATAGAAAGCAGAAGAAGCTTCCTTAAGGGAACAGCGTATTCTGTTGCTGGTGCGACGCTTGCTGCCGGTGTGTTCGAAACGATCGTAGATACACCTTCTATGGCACAGGACAGTACATTTACCGCAACACCTGAAACCCTTTCTTTCTATCCACCGTTTGAAGACTGGGACAGTTTTAAGGAATTGGATGGTAATGACTGGAAAAGAGGTGGTTCCGGAAGAAATGGTATCAGAGGCGAAGATAATCCTGACGGGATCAAAGTCAATGAATTCATGCTGGTTCCGACCGTATGTTCCAACTGTGAAGCACAATGTGGTTTGACCGCATGGGTTGAAGTTGGAGAGTACAAAAGAACCAAAAATCCCAAAGACCTTTTTGTCAAAAAATATATGGGTAACCCTCTTCATGCCGGTTCCCGCGGTAGAAACTGTGCCAAAGGGTATGCAACACAGTCTCAGATGTACGATCCGGACAGGATTCCTTTCCCTCTTATGAGGGCACCGGGCTCCAAAAGGGGTGAAGGTAAGTGGGTAAGAACCACTTGGGATGAAGCGATGGCGAAGATCGGTAAGAAGATGCACGACACGCTTAAAGTGGGTGATGAAATGTCAAGAAAACTCATCATGTATCACGTAGGTAGACCAAACGAGAACGGTTTTGGTCACAGAGTCCCTCACTCTATGGGATGTGACGGTTATGATTCTCATACGAACATCTGTTCTGCAGGTGCAAGAGAGGGTACGATCCAGTGGGCGAACGATGACAGAAACTCTCCGGATTGGGCAAATGCAAAGCTGATCTTCCTTCAATCTTCACATGCTGCGGATGCAGGTCACTATTTTCAGCAGTCTGCCGGCTACATCGCTGATGCAAGGAGAAAGGGTGCGAAACTGGTCGTTATGGATCCGCGGATGTCAAACTCCGCAGGTATGGCAGATATGTGGTTACCTGTATGGCCGGGAACGGAAGCGGCATTGTATCTGCACCTTGCGAACAGAATTCTGAATGAAAAAGATATCCATGGCAAAGATCTTGTGAATCATGCATTCTTCAAAAACTGGGTGAACTGGGATCAGTTGATGACAGATAAAGAGCAGTTGGCCCTTATGGTGTCCAAAGGCTATATGAAGCAGGTACCGCAGGATGAAAGCTATGAAAGCTTTATCGAAATGCTGAAAGAGATCTATTCTCCATACACGAGAGAGTTTGTTATCAAAGAGTGTAGGATGGAAGGCTATGGACATAAGCTTGATGAGCTTTTCGATATGTTCATCGATGCCGGTGACAGAATCTCAACCTATCTCTGGAGAGCAGGTACCATTGGACACAGAGGCGGATGGATGAATACAAGATCAGGATTCTTCCCATTGGCACTTCGTGGAGCGATGGCCGGTAATATTGGTGGGGTTGGCCTGCACCACTGGCATGTTATTTCAGTCAACGGAAAAGGGGATGCTGCTACGGAAGCAGGTGAAAGACCTCCAAGGGTCGATGTCTGGAATGAGATCGCCTGGCCGCCTGAATATCCGCTGTCCACCTATGAGATGAGCCACATTATGCCTCACCTGCTCCTCGATGATGAGTGGAGAAACAAATGGAAGGCCAAAGGGCTCAACTCAATTCCTGAAAAACTGGCAGTATGGATCCCTCGTATGTACAACCCGGTGTGGATCAACCCGGACGGATTCAGATGGATCGAAGCACTTAAAAGAGAAGACAAGATCGAGTTGGCCTTTAATCTCTCTCCTACCTGGTCAGAGACGAACTGGTATTGTGACTTTGTATTGCCTGTGGGGCTTGCGGGGGAAAGACATGACCAGTCATCCGAACCTACCAAGCCGGCAAGATGGCTGAGTTTCAAGAACCCTGCTCTCAGAGTAGCACTTGAAAAACTCGGCTGGAAGCCAAAAGATCCGGCACGTGCAACACTTGAAGCGCATATTACTGCCGGTCTTGGCGAAATATGGGAAGAGGTGGAATTCTGGGCGAATATCATGGTTCACCATGTTGACCCAGATGGATCATTGGGCGTAAGAAAATTCTGGGCTTCAAAAGAAGATCCAAGCAGAGCGGTCACTATCCCTGAATGGTATCAGGCTGCATTTGACAAACTGCCTAATTTGAGAAAAACAGCAAAACTGAAATATCCTGATTCGAAATATCCGAATTATGAGATGATGAGAGATATGGGTACCTGGCTGGAAGAGGATCATATCTTCAGACCTCAGGAGAGACCACTCAAAAAGGTGGGTGACAAATATATCGCTCACGGTCATGAGTATGACGAAAGCGATGTCGAAAAAGATGAGTATGGTACACTGCTTGTTGAAGACCATGTATTTGGCGGTATGAAGCCGATAGGTGTTGAGGTCGACGGCAAGATCGTACAAGGCTTCCATACACTTAGTGGTAAACTTGAGTTTTATTGTAAATGGTTCGCTGAATGGAAATGGCCAGAATTCGCCATACCTATTTACCCAAGAAATGCACAGGAGCGTAAGGATATGGTGCAGCTAGTAACGCAGGTACACCATGACTTTATGCAAAAAGACAACGAGTTTGCGTTGAATACGGTATTCAGACTGCCATATAACATCCATACGCGTTCTGTCAACTCCAAGCACCTTATGGAGATCTCGCAGAACCACAACCCTGTATGGATCAACACGGAAGATGCAAAACGTCTTGGTATCAAAAGAGAAGACCCGATCAAGGTAACGATCACAGATACTGTTTCCGGTCTTGAATCAGGGTATTTCATTGCGATGGCTGTCCCTACGGAAGGTACGATGCCGGGTGTCCTTGCCTGTTCGCACCATGCAGGTAGATGGAAGCTTAAAAATGCGGTAGAGATCCCTGGCTTCGAGCATAAGCTTGGTGTTATGGGTCTTGGTGCACCACTGTACGACATGACGATGGATGGCAAGATCGGTACACTCAAACCGACCGAGGGTCTTGACGAAGGAATGCAGGCACGTAGAGATACTTGGCAGTTCAAAGAGTACAATAGAGACCTCGATAACATCTGGTGGGATGGTCTTTCAGGTTCCTGGCAGAATGCTGTAGCACCTTCGCATCCGGACCCTATTGCGGGTAACCATGCATGGCACCAAAAGGTCAGCATTGAAAAAGCTGGACCGGGTGACAAGATCGGTGACATTTATGTGAACTATGACAACAACATGAAGGTCTACCAGGCATGGAGAGACAAGTTGACACGTCCATTGGCTCCTGGTGATAAACTGAGAAGACCGGTACACATGAAGAGACCGGCAGTGCCATTGTCGCTAAAAGCTTACTCTGTAGATATTAAAGGGTAA
- the nrfD gene encoding NrfD/PsrC family molybdoenzyme membrane anchor subunit has translation MVEHGIHATQAVVTLDVALPGIIWGWMITLNMWAKSVGTGVILVGAFLLYRHKKEEMPNLRWMMPLISFIFLNIFLLFTLTDLHQPYRMINIFLHPHWTSAITVGAWMASLFTGLITLMMVIGFFDAHPDVRKHGACAKAAREHSGLYEKIFPFVVFLAVPVTLYTAIIMAESSARELWQAPTEVMQMMWAALLAGSAGLIFISESWSKESRKDLALVLAIATFFSFMMYMGEYFFSFKSSEAEATLAYVHAGGEYNAEFWFGMVLGFIIPFFLAVSNMKSDNKTLLRFAAILALIGLYLVKDVWLKIPQMLPLS, from the coding sequence ATGGTAGAACATGGAATTCACGCAACACAGGCTGTTGTAACATTGGATGTCGCGCTTCCGGGTATTATCTGGGGCTGGATGATCACATTGAACATGTGGGCGAAAAGTGTCGGTACAGGAGTGATCCTTGTTGGCGCCTTCCTGCTTTACAGACACAAGAAAGAGGAGATGCCGAACCTGAGATGGATGATGCCTTTGATCTCTTTTATCTTTTTGAATATATTCCTGCTCTTTACACTGACGGACCTCCATCAGCCATACAGGATGATCAACATCTTCCTTCACCCGCACTGGACTTCTGCGATCACAGTGGGTGCATGGATGGCTTCGCTTTTTACCGGACTTATTACCCTGATGATGGTGATTGGTTTCTTTGATGCACATCCGGATGTGAGAAAACATGGTGCATGTGCCAAAGCGGCCAGAGAGCACAGTGGTCTATATGAGAAAATTTTCCCGTTCGTTGTATTTCTTGCCGTTCCGGTAACGCTTTATACGGCGATCATTATGGCAGAATCTTCTGCCAGAGAGTTATGGCAGGCACCGACAGAAGTCATGCAGATGATGTGGGCGGCACTATTGGCCGGTTCAGCAGGCTTGATATTCATTTCAGAATCATGGAGTAAAGAGAGCAGAAAAGACCTTGCCCTCGTTTTGGCAATTGCAACATTCTTCTCCTTCATGATGTATATGGGTGAGTACTTCTTCTCCTTCAAATCTTCTGAAGCGGAAGCGACACTGGCATATGTTCACGCCGGCGGAGAGTACAATGCCGAATTCTGGTTTGGTATGGTCCTTGGCTTCATCATTCCGTTCTTCCTTGCTGTGAGCAATATGAAGAGTGACAACAAAACGCTGCTGAGATTTGCAGCAATACTAGCATTGATCGGGCTTTATCTTGTAAAAGATGTATGGCTCAAAATACCGCAAATGCTACCATTGAGTTAA